From one Rhopalosiphum padi isolate XX-2018 chromosome 2, ASM2088224v1, whole genome shotgun sequence genomic stretch:
- the LOC132922908 gene encoding uncharacterized protein LOC132922908, with protein sequence MFDVVKGGGDGRGSDSGSGGSDGGGHMDVKVVYANPNGTLSILPDAAAGASPLRPSSVSLAAAYLTLSSAAIASNVMVLSGIVTADRLRSPYAVLVSALCMQCAIDATVGHCATTRELLAGGSGGGATMCRGVATVTAALSAVELVTFAALACLNTFVRSDYADLPLPAAATLWAAPSMYTYVILTPTLLFTTRYFPSRGRCGFIANTTGWFYPSLLIVFSFMIPWSISFYFVFVSRPSTTTESADVIVTPIQTKSQINLVPSKLIFASYTILVTPSLISSYVYLYNNPDVNPWAENEAPEDILDGYLSKLPILFDVFVPLVLIYYHKVFRKKCRELYLHGFRNSVSDDRQISIERLRRSKKNERLADDAPVLFLEQSGMISVRFPSEDGFIIKVCDLSQKEDNSNGKKEVRFSKRVSKAPCVSYSTREPRDEESSL encoded by the exons ATGTTCGACGTGGTCAAAGGTGGCGGCGACGGCAGAGGCAGCGACAGCGGTAGTGGCGGCAGCGACGGTGGCGGTCACATGGACGTCAAAGTGGTGTACGCCAACCCGAACGGGACGCTGTCCATACTGCCCGACGCGGCGGCCGGCGCGTCGCCGTTGCGTCCGTCGTCCGTGTCGTTGGCCGCGGCGTACCTGACTCTGTCGTCTGCGGCCATCGCGTCCAACGTTATGGTGCTGTCGGGCATCGTCACCGCGGACAGGCTGCGGTCGCCGTACGCGGTGCTCGTGTCCGCGTTGTGCATGCAGTGCGCCATAGACGCCACGGTAGGCCACTGCGCCACCACCAGAGAGCTGTTGGCCGGCGGCAGTGGCGGAGGGGCCACCATGTGCCGCGGCGTGGCCACCGTAACGGCCGCCCTGTCAGCCGTCGAGCTGGTCACGTTCGCCGCGCTCGCGTGTCTCAACACGTTCGTCCGGTCCGACTACGCCGATCTGCCGCTGCCTGCCGCCGCCACCCTGTGGGCCGCCCCTTCCATGTACACGTACGTCATACTCACTCCCACGCTGCTGTTCACCACGCGATATTTTCCGTCCAG gggCCGTTGCGGTTTCATTGCAAATACAACTGGATGGTTTTACCCATCTTTATTGATTGTTTTCAGTTTTATGATACCTTGGTCgatttcgttttattttgtatttgtatccCGTCCTTCAACAACCACTGAATCGGCAGATGTTATAGTGACACCCATCCAAACAAAAAGCCAAATCAACCTTGTACcatccaaattaatttttgcatCTTATACAATTCTTGTAACACCAAGTCTTATTTCGTCTTATGTTTATCTTTATAACAATCCGGATGTCAATCCTTGGGCTGAAAACGAAGCACCAGAAGATATCTTAGATGGTTACTTATCAAAATTGCCAATTCTGTTTGACGTATTTGTCCCGTTGGTGCTTATATACTATCATAAAGTGTTCAGAAAAAAATGTAGGGAATTATACTTACATGGGTTTCGAAATTCCGTCTCAGACGACCGTCAAATCTCAATTGAAAGACTGAGACGTTCTAAAAAGAACGAACGTTTGGCAGATGATGCACCTGTATTATTTCTCGAACAGTCGGGCATGATAAGCGTTAGATTTCCGAGTGAAGACGGCTTTATAATTAAGGTATGCGATTTAAGTCAAAAAGAGGACAATTCAAATGGAAAAAAAGAAGTCCGTTTTTCGAAAAGAGTTAGTAAAGCTCCCTGTGTAAGCTATAGTACAAGAGAACCAAGGGACGAAGAATCGAGCCTTTGA